From one Labeo rohita strain BAU-BD-2019 chromosome 8, IGBB_LRoh.1.0, whole genome shotgun sequence genomic stretch:
- the LOC127169887 gene encoding odorant receptor 131-2-like, translating to MNSSELNKRKDFFGEAVFKNFIVVLFGIIINCINSLLVYTFFKNPVFAQEPRYILYMQLIINDMVTLSFTVTLFVLSYTLPGFNVAVCCIIILIGSIVYRNTPLNLAGMAIERFVAVCYPLHHSRICTIQNIKILICIIWLVGALPGVVDLLVLLITRPLSFFTSSRVCLPHNVFDFEYYVISKTVFNAGYMCLVWVLLFYTYFKVLFSAKAAASEPAQAQKARKTILLHGVQLLLCTLSLFTTFLDGALTTLFPFYQSVIFFCNFIFTSILPRLLSPLIYGMRDQKFKKYMKSSLMCGSDKRVIDPSD from the coding sequence ATGAACAGTTCAGAATTGAACAAACGCAAAGACTTTTTTGGAGAGGCTGTTTTCAAAAACTTCATTGTGGTCTTGTTTGGTATCATTATCAATTGTATTAACAGTTTGCTGGTTTATACTTTCTTCAAGAACCCTGTCTTCGCTCAGGAGCCCCGCTATATCCTCTACATGCAGCTGATCATCAATGACATGGTTACACTGTCTTTCACTGTGACTTTGTTTGTGCTTTCTTACACACTACCAGGCTTTAATGTTGCTGTCTGCTGCATCATCATCTTAATTGGAAGCATTGTCTACAGGAACACACCCCTAAACCTGGCCGGCATGGCTATTGAGCGCTTTGTGGCCGTCTGCTACCCTCTACATCATTCACGAATATGCACCATCCAAAACATCAAAATCCTGATCTGCATCATCTGGCTGGTGGGAGCTTTGCCAGGTGTGGTGGACCTGCTTGTGCTCTTAATTACTCGTCCACTCTCCTTCTTCACTTCTAGCCGCGTGTGCCTCCCCCACAATGTGTTCGACTTTGAATACTATGTAATAAGTAAGACCGTTTTTAACGCTGGCTACATGTGCTTAGTGTGGGTGCTGCTCTTCTACACTTATTTCAAAGTGCTGTTTTCTGCTAAAGCAGCTGCTTCAGAACCAGCACAAGCACAGAAGGCCCGGAAAACCATTTTACTGCATGGAGTCCAGTTACTGCTCTGTACACTGTCCCTGTTCACAACTTTCCTGGATGGGGCCTTAACAACTCTCTTTCCTTTCTACCAGTCTGTAATCTTTTTCTGCAACTTCATTTTCACCAGCATTTTACCACGTCTGCTGAGCCCACTCATATATGGCATGAGggatcaaaagtttaaaaagtacatgaaGAGTTCACTGATGTGTGGCTCCGACAAGAGAGTTATTGACCCTTCTGATTAG
- the fmodb gene encoding fibromodulin, with amino-acid sequence MKGWILLLMLARLVDFSMTQPTNSLTWLSYLRNRAYSHGYGRSHNNNHASLRAQDEDEPPVLDCPLECDCPSSYPSAMYCNNRKLRHVPFVPSHIKYVYLQNNQITGITNGVFDNAPNLAWISLHTNNLSSDKIGDKVFAKLPNLERLFLHNNNLSRVPQGLPRSLQDLHMNHNNISKVPVESFRGMSNLRALHLQVNAIEDLGNALEGLQSLTLLDLRGNRLKKIPESLPLKLSQLYLEYNRISSIPADFLSQRPELRFVRLSHNQLTNGGIPANAFNVSTLVELDLSFNKLERIPTISTSLENLYLQANKIKEFSVSSFCRVVDTSNYSNLRVLRLEANEIRAQDIPTEAVLCLRLATNIDL; translated from the exons ATGAAAGGCTGGATTTTACTGTTGATGTTGGCAAGGCTTGTCGATTTTTCCATGACACAACCAACCAATTCTTTGACTTGGCTAAGTTATCTGCGCAACCGAGCCTACAGTCACGGTTACGGCCGAAGTCACAATAACAACCACGCCTCTCTGAGAGCACAGGATGAGGATGAGCCTCCTGTGCTGGACTGCCCTTTGGAGTGCGATTGCCCTTCTTCCTACCCCAGCGCGATGTACTGCAACAACCGCAAGCTGCGGCATGTGCCATTTGTCCCATCTCACATCAAGTACGTATACTTGCAAAACAACCAGATCACAGGCATCACAAATGGAGTGTTTGATAACGCTCCAAATTTAGCTTGGATCAGCCTACACACAAATAATCTGAGCTCTGACAAGATTGGCGACAAAGTCTTCGCCAAGCTACCAAATCTTGAGCGCCTCTTTTTACACAACAACAACCTGAGTCGGGTTCCACAGGGTTTACCACGTTCCCTACAAGACCTACACATGAATCACAATAATATCTCAAAGGTCCCGGTCGAATCTTTCCGTGGAATGAGCAACCTGAGAGCCCTGCACCTCCAAGTGAACGCCATTGAAGACCTCGGCAATGCACTTGAGGGTCTGCAATCCTTGACCCTGTTAGACTTACGAGGGAACCGACTGAAGAAGATTCCAGAAAGTCTGCCGCTAAAGCTGAGCCAACTCTACCTCGAGTACAACCGCATATCCAGCATTCCTGCTGATTTTCTGAGCCAGCGGCCTGAGCTGCGCTTCGTACGGCTGTCTCACAACCAGCTCACCAATGGGGGAATTCCAGCCAACGCTTTCAATGTCAGCACACTCGTGGAGCTCGATTTATCCTTCAACAAGTTGGAAAGGATTCCCACTATTAGCACCAGTCTGGAGAATCTGTATCTGCAAGCCAACAAGATcaaag AATTTTCAGTGAGCAGTTTCTGCAGGGTTGTGGATACAAGCAATTACTCTAATCTGCGTGTATTGCGATTGGAGGCCAATGAAATTAGAGCCCAAGATATACCAACTGAAGCTGTACTCTGTCTGCGCCTGGCAACCAACATCGACCTGTAG